In Nitrospira sp., one genomic interval encodes:
- the queA gene encoding tRNA preQ1(34) S-adenosylmethionine ribosyltransferase-isomerase QueA, protein MLLSEFDFPFDPVLVADHPVIPRDRARLLVLDRQGGERVHRQVADLPSLLQSGDLVVVNNTKVMPARVPAQVRSNGKLLDLLFVEDLGQGLWEVLIKGRFRPGAVIEFPGGGTGEIVERSRLRTTVQVSGVASVYELMQATGTMPLPPYIKREPSADDQEWYQTMFAQHEGAIAAPTAGLHFTRELVQALAGKGIELAQVTLHVGPGTFRSVKTERIEDHRMLAERIEVSAQTVAQIRLTRERGNRVVAVGTTVVRALETAARGGRGIEPFQGPAELFITPGFEFQVIDAMVTNFHLPRTTLLMLVSAFVGVQPLRAAYEEAVAQRYRFYSYGDAMLIGSGWATVT, encoded by the coding sequence ATGTTACTCAGCGAGTTCGATTTCCCCTTTGATCCAGTACTTGTAGCCGATCACCCGGTGATCCCGCGTGATCGCGCGCGTTTGCTTGTGCTGGATCGGCAGGGAGGCGAACGCGTGCACCGGCAGGTGGCTGACCTTCCATCATTGCTGCAGTCGGGGGATCTCGTGGTGGTGAATAACACCAAGGTGATGCCGGCCCGTGTGCCCGCGCAGGTCCGGTCGAACGGAAAACTCCTCGACCTGCTGTTTGTGGAAGATCTCGGGCAGGGGCTCTGGGAGGTGCTGATCAAGGGACGCTTTCGGCCAGGCGCGGTGATCGAGTTTCCGGGCGGCGGTACCGGAGAGATTGTGGAGCGCAGCCGGCTTCGAACGACCGTACAGGTGTCGGGTGTCGCAAGCGTCTACGAACTCATGCAGGCCACGGGCACGATGCCGCTTCCTCCGTATATCAAACGGGAACCGTCAGCGGACGATCAGGAATGGTACCAGACCATGTTTGCTCAACATGAAGGGGCTATTGCGGCGCCCACCGCCGGGCTACATTTTACGCGCGAGTTGGTGCAGGCCCTGGCGGGAAAGGGAATCGAGCTGGCACAGGTGACGTTACACGTCGGCCCCGGCACGTTTCGCAGTGTGAAGACCGAGCGAATCGAAGACCATCGCATGCTGGCCGAACGAATCGAGGTGTCGGCGCAGACGGTGGCGCAGATTCGCCTGACGCGGGAGCGGGGGAATCGTGTGGTGGCAGTGGGCACTACGGTCGTGCGCGCCCTGGAGACAGCGGCGCGAGGCGGGCGCGGGATTGAGCCCTTTCAGGGACCGGCCGAACTGTTTATTACCCCGGGGTTTGAATTTCAGGTGATCGACGCGATGGTGACAAACTTTCATTTGCCGCGGACGACCCTGCTGATGCTGGTGTCCGCCTTCGTGGGTGTGCAACCGCTCCGCGCCGCCTATGAAGAGGCAGTGGCGCAACGGTATCGATTCTATAGTTATGGGGATGCGATGCTGATCGGGAGTGGCTGGGCGACCGTTACATAA
- a CDS encoding SpoIID/LytB domain-containing protein — MALSPLIRHQSSSLAAAGGMLLLALFCVPAVFAESIRVLLAQEAPLVEVRSEGALALVTETGDTKILQAPIHLTARGDGVHVDGRRSMGGQVLIRPLRNNLSLVIGKEGGATAGAPLALSGVVRLSRKGRGLSVVNQVDLEEYVKGVVPSEVSSAWHPEMLKVQAVAARTYALYNKMLSAARDYDVVATIQDQVYRGRTGVDRRVEDAVESTRGIVVTHQQAPIYAAFSSTAAGPTEDAVNVWANKDLPYLKGVECPFDLESPYYQWRASVKIDQLEHNLRHQGFSVGTIATITPIAYSRAGRVSRLRILHSGGETVLRGEDLRKAVGYTVIPSTQFEVESIGAEVVFAGYGAGHAVGLCQWGAKELAELGYSYSSILQYYYPGTELHNAALSQLMMPVIPTP, encoded by the coding sequence ATGGCTCTTTCGCCGCTGATTCGACATCAGTCATCCAGCCTGGCCGCAGCGGGGGGCATGTTGCTGCTCGCGCTGTTCTGCGTACCGGCCGTCTTTGCCGAATCCATTCGCGTCCTCTTGGCCCAAGAGGCGCCGTTGGTGGAAGTGCGATCAGAGGGCGCTCTCGCTCTTGTGACGGAGACGGGCGACACGAAAATCCTGCAAGCGCCGATCCATCTCACGGCCCGAGGAGACGGCGTGCATGTCGATGGCCGGCGCAGCATGGGCGGGCAGGTCCTCATCCGTCCGCTGCGGAACAACCTCTCGCTGGTGATCGGCAAAGAGGGGGGCGCAACCGCGGGAGCTCCATTGGCGCTCAGCGGGGTTGTGCGTCTGTCGCGCAAAGGGCGCGGGCTCTCGGTTGTCAACCAGGTCGATTTGGAGGAGTATGTGAAGGGGGTCGTGCCGTCGGAGGTCAGTTCGGCCTGGCACCCGGAAATGTTGAAGGTGCAGGCCGTGGCGGCACGGACCTATGCGCTGTATAACAAAATGCTCAGTGCGGCACGGGACTATGATGTGGTGGCGACCATTCAGGATCAGGTGTATCGAGGTCGCACAGGAGTAGACCGCCGAGTGGAGGATGCGGTTGAATCGACGCGAGGCATTGTCGTCACCCATCAACAGGCGCCGATCTATGCCGCGTTCTCATCCACCGCGGCCGGCCCGACGGAAGATGCCGTGAATGTCTGGGCGAACAAAGACCTGCCCTACCTCAAGGGGGTCGAATGCCCATTCGATCTCGAATCGCCCTACTATCAATGGCGGGCCAGTGTGAAGATCGATCAACTTGAGCACAATCTGCGGCATCAGGGTTTCTCTGTGGGAACGATTGCCACGATCACTCCGATTGCCTACAGCCGGGCCGGACGGGTCTCGCGCCTGCGGATTTTGCACTCCGGCGGAGAGACGGTATTGCGTGGCGAGGATCTTCGGAAGGCCGTGGGGTACACCGTCATTCCCAGCACCCAGTTCGAGGTGGAATCGATCGGTGCCGAGGTGGTGTTTGCCGGCTATGGAGCAGGCCATGCCGTGGGGCTCTGCCAATGGGGCGCGAAAGAGTTGGCCGAGCTGGGCTATTCGTACAGCAGTATTCTGCAGTATTACTATCCTGGAACCGAGTTGCACAACGCGGCGCTCTCGCAGTTGATGATGCCGGTGATACCGACCCCCTGA
- a CDS encoding SurA N-terminal domain-containing protein has product MIKLLREAAHDYPWFLKSIMGLLALAFVITMGWWGFGQSSGNVVASVGDQVVPLDEYRRAYENTYRFYKDKGQNDIKDEFLKQFVLEQLIDNRMWLHVAKEMGLTVSDEDLRKAIMQRTEFQKNGSFDPDAYKRLLSANRLTPASFEAMEAKDILTNKARLVIMDAVALTPAEYTEAQTLAAREGDADPAKAAAAKERVFQSLLFQKQQRALMAYAESMKSKVPVKIHKELM; this is encoded by the coding sequence ATGATCAAACTGTTACGCGAAGCTGCTCACGACTATCCGTGGTTCCTCAAATCCATCATGGGCCTGCTCGCCCTCGCGTTCGTCATTACGATGGGCTGGTGGGGCTTCGGCCAGAGCAGCGGCAATGTCGTCGCCTCCGTCGGGGACCAGGTCGTTCCTTTGGATGAATACCGCCGGGCCTATGAAAATACGTATCGCTTTTACAAGGACAAGGGTCAAAACGACATCAAGGATGAGTTTCTGAAACAGTTTGTGCTGGAGCAACTCATCGACAATCGCATGTGGCTGCATGTGGCGAAAGAGATGGGTCTAACGGTCTCCGACGAAGACTTGCGCAAAGCGATCATGCAACGCACGGAGTTTCAGAAGAACGGGAGTTTCGATCCCGACGCGTACAAGAGATTGCTGTCGGCGAATCGCTTGACCCCGGCTTCATTCGAGGCCATGGAGGCCAAGGATATTCTCACCAACAAAGCGCGGCTGGTCATCATGGATGCCGTCGCGCTCACGCCGGCTGAATATACGGAAGCACAGACACTCGCGGCTCGCGAAGGGGACGCCGATCCGGCCAAGGCTGCTGCGGCCAAGGAGCGGGTTTTCCAGAGCCTCCTGTTTCAGAAGCAGCAACGGGCGTTGATGGCCTACGCGGAGTCGATGAAGAGCAAAGTTCCCGTGAAAATTCACAAAGAGCTTATGTAA
- a CDS encoding RDD family protein, whose product MDGARGEIATLFVQVKEICYSVEELERSPVVEEAIGHSPLELGVYPKAQVLNRFIAKMIDLLIVAAVSKLVPPIGALAGLAYLLLADGFGGGRSVGKRLIGLQTIVPRTRDPAGFRESIIRNLPCGLAQLAFEIPYVGWIGWGAVLSLEGLLVIGNEQGRRLGDEIAKTQVLESGQLDVSD is encoded by the coding sequence ATGGATGGTGCGCGCGGCGAGATTGCGACTTTGTTTGTGCAGGTGAAAGAGATTTGCTATAGTGTCGAAGAATTGGAGAGATCTCCGGTGGTGGAGGAGGCAATCGGGCACAGCCCGCTCGAACTGGGCGTTTATCCCAAGGCCCAGGTGCTGAATCGCTTCATTGCCAAAATGATCGATCTCCTGATCGTCGCGGCGGTGAGTAAGTTGGTTCCCCCGATCGGTGCTCTGGCCGGACTTGCCTATCTCTTGCTGGCCGACGGATTCGGCGGCGGTCGCAGTGTCGGGAAGCGGCTCATCGGGCTCCAGACCATCGTGCCCCGTACCAGGGACCCGGCAGGGTTCCGAGAATCGATCATTCGTAATCTGCCTTGCGGCCTTGCCCAGTTGGCGTTTGAAATACCGTATGTCGGATGGATCGGATGGGGCGCCGTGCTCTCGCTGGAAGGGTTGTTGGTCATTGGAAATGAGCAGGGGCGGCGATTGGGCGATGAGATCGCCAAAACTCAAGTGCTGGAGAGTGGTCAGCTGGA
- a CDS encoding aspartate-semialdehyde dehydrogenase translates to MLKKKQAYTVAILGATGAVGKESLEILEERNFPIETLRLFSSKRSAGDVLSCQGKEYKVEELTEASSFAGVDIAFVSATDAISRDYGARLGAAGVVVIDDSAVFRMDPDVPLVVPEVNAAALRSMKRGIVAIPNCTTTPLVMALKPLRDIAGIKRVVVTTFQSVSGTGSAAMDELVDQTKALMAFQDVKVQVYPYQIAFNLLPQVGSFGDGGDCSEEVKIVQETRKILEMPSLRVTATTVRVPVLRCHSEAINVELDRPLKANDARAALAEMPGVIVYDDPVKKLYPMPFDVSGKDDVYVGRVRVDESITNGLNLWVVSDNLRKGAALNAVQIAECLIQ, encoded by the coding sequence ATGTTGAAGAAAAAACAGGCCTATACGGTGGCGATTCTCGGTGCGACCGGGGCCGTGGGAAAAGAAAGTCTGGAGATTCTGGAAGAACGCAACTTTCCAATCGAGACGTTGCGCCTGTTCTCCTCCAAGCGGTCGGCCGGCGACGTGTTGTCGTGCCAGGGCAAGGAGTACAAGGTGGAGGAGTTGACGGAGGCCTCGTCCTTTGCCGGAGTCGACATCGCATTCGTCTCCGCGACCGATGCCATCAGTCGGGACTACGGGGCACGGTTGGGCGCGGCCGGTGTCGTCGTCATCGATGACAGCGCGGTCTTCCGGATGGATCCCGATGTGCCGCTGGTCGTTCCGGAGGTCAATGCGGCAGCGTTGCGCTCGATGAAGCGCGGGATCGTGGCCATTCCGAACTGCACCACAACCCCCCTGGTCATGGCGCTGAAGCCGCTGCGCGATATTGCCGGCATCAAGCGGGTGGTCGTGACCACCTTTCAGTCGGTATCGGGCACCGGTTCTGCGGCGATGGACGAGTTGGTCGATCAGACCAAGGCTTTAATGGCCTTCCAGGATGTGAAGGTGCAGGTCTATCCCTATCAGATCGCGTTCAACCTGTTGCCGCAGGTGGGATCGTTCGGTGACGGCGGCGACTGTTCGGAAGAGGTGAAGATCGTTCAGGAGACCAGGAAGATTCTGGAGATGCCGTCGTTGCGGGTCACGGCGACCACGGTGCGGGTGCCGGTGTTGCGTTGTCACTCCGAGGCGATCAACGTTGAACTGGATCGTCCGTTGAAGGCGAACGATGCGCGGGCTGCGCTGGCGGAGATGCCCGGCGTGATTGTGTACGACGATCCCGTGAAGAAGCTGTATCCGATGCCGTTCGATGTGTCCGGTAAGGATGACGTGTATGTCGGTCGGGTGCGAGTGGACGAGTCGATTACCAACGGGTTGAATCTCTGGGTTGTGAGCGACAACCTGCGGAAGGGCGCCGCCCTCAACGCCGTGCAGATCGCCGAATGTCTGATACAATGA
- a CDS encoding DUF2905 domain-containing protein: MAAWTGIGRSLIVAGLVLVAVGLLLTLAEKWPGLGSAFAWIGKLPGDFSVTRERFSLYVPIATSLVFSILLSLVFYFLSWLFRR; this comes from the coding sequence ATGGCAGCGTGGACTGGTATCGGTCGATCGTTGATTGTGGCGGGCCTGGTGTTGGTCGCCGTCGGGCTGCTGCTCACGCTGGCGGAAAAATGGCCAGGCCTTGGCTCTGCGTTCGCGTGGATCGGTAAATTACCGGGCGACTTCTCGGTCACGCGAGAGCGATTCAGTCTGTATGTCCCGATCGCGACCAGTCTCGTGTTCAGCATCCTGCTGAGCCTGGTGTTCTACTTCCTTTCATGGCTCTTTCGCCGCTGA